Proteins from a genomic interval of Sinobacterium caligoides:
- a CDS encoding helix-turn-helix domain-containing protein has protein sequence MITPNSLDAPTVSTATAETTANSTSLHRREAFDADRHAANLSNWQQRYDQLSCGHFYGDIVERPLDNIQLFREHTSQSLRQRCQVWPDSIWLGIPAEAAHGSRIDGLVTETNSILCRPGDCEFELITPAAFTIYGIVVSRQRLLQYAQQHAVEIDWQLLCRRSQRVIPTRTLDALRYLLQRLLSSQPQHAPALLRQQSDITMMALLEVLQIRQQQPTVAPSYRRRRAVVDTVCELVQQQSNGELTMSELCAAANVSQRTLQYSFSSILGMSPIQFIRHSRLNGARRDLSRPNNATSVADVAAHWGFWHLSQFSKDYRRLFAERPSETLARYTYAHLDS, from the coding sequence ATGATCACGCCCAACAGCCTCGACGCACCAACAGTGAGCACGGCAACGGCAGAGACAACCGCCAACTCCACTTCACTGCATCGCCGCGAGGCCTTCGATGCCGACCGACACGCCGCCAACCTCAGCAACTGGCAACAGCGCTACGACCAACTCAGCTGTGGCCATTTTTATGGCGACATCGTTGAACGCCCCCTCGACAACATTCAACTGTTCAGAGAGCACACCAGCCAATCCCTACGTCAACGCTGCCAGGTCTGGCCCGACTCAATCTGGCTGGGCATACCTGCCGAAGCTGCCCATGGCAGCCGCATCGATGGCTTAGTAACCGAGACGAACAGCATCCTCTGCCGCCCTGGTGACTGTGAGTTCGAACTGATAACCCCTGCCGCCTTCACTATTTATGGCATTGTCGTCAGCCGTCAACGCCTACTCCAATACGCCCAACAACACGCTGTCGAGATCGATTGGCAGCTGCTGTGTCGCCGCTCTCAACGCGTTATTCCCACCCGCACCCTCGACGCACTACGCTATTTGCTCCAGCGTTTACTCTCCTCCCAACCCCAACACGCTCCTGCCCTGCTCCGTCAGCAGAGTGATATCACCATGATGGCGTTACTCGAAGTACTGCAAATCAGACAGCAGCAGCCGACTGTTGCGCCAAGCTATCGTCGTCGCAGAGCCGTGGTCGACACCGTCTGCGAACTCGTACAACAACAGAGCAATGGCGAGCTCACCATGAGCGAGCTCTGTGCCGCCGCTAACGTCAGTCAGCGCACACTGCAATATAGCTTCAGCAGTATTCTCGGTATGAGCCCAATACAGTTTATTCGCCACAGCCGCCTTAACGGTGCACGACGCGACCTTAGTCGGCCAAATAACGCGACATCGGTAGCCGATGTCGCCGCACACTGGGGCTTTTGGCACCTCAGTCAGTTCTCTAAAGACTACCGACGGCTATTTGCCGAGCGGCCGTCAGAGACGCTCGCACGCTACACATATGCTCACCTCGACAGTTAA
- a CDS encoding cysteine desulfurase family protein, whose product MTAIYFDNNASTPVCQAATQAMLDYLNDPAAIGNPTQAHWAGQGAKRYLDTARSQVASLINAATDEIVFSSGGTESNNHALYGCAFKALQSGSNKRHIISSVIEHPATLKPLQDLVELHGFEVSYVEVDAEGFFNLEDIQSLYREDTLLVSLMHANNELGSIQPIAEIGAWCRQQGVLFHVDAVCSAGKLDIDVETLQADLLSLSAHKFYGPKGVGALYIREAINAEVAHYIHGAGQQRQRRSGTENVILAVGMGVACQQLQENNQSLRRQQLAQLRDSLYTQLQQTLGEGLLLNGATETQRRLCNTLNVSFIGHNGQALLQAIGSQLAFTASKNSSKAVHLLGKGPEAALGAVRFSLGSTSTQQDVDRAVQILLSAIK is encoded by the coding sequence ATGACCGCAATATACTTCGATAACAACGCTTCAACACCGGTATGCCAGGCAGCGACACAAGCCATGCTCGACTACCTCAACGATCCTGCAGCCATCGGTAACCCCACACAGGCTCACTGGGCAGGCCAAGGCGCCAAACGGTATCTCGACACCGCCAGATCGCAGGTGGCGTCACTGATCAACGCCGCTACCGACGAGATCGTCTTTTCCAGCGGCGGCACCGAATCGAACAATCATGCCCTCTATGGCTGTGCTTTTAAGGCGCTACAAAGCGGTAGCAACAAACGTCATATTATCAGCTCGGTGATCGAACACCCCGCCACGCTCAAACCGCTGCAGGACTTGGTGGAGCTTCATGGTTTCGAGGTAAGCTATGTCGAGGTCGACGCCGAGGGTTTCTTCAACCTTGAAGACATTCAATCGCTCTACCGAGAAGACACCTTGCTGGTTAGTCTCATGCACGCCAACAATGAACTTGGCAGTATTCAACCCATCGCCGAGATCGGTGCGTGGTGCCGCCAGCAGGGGGTGTTATTCCACGTCGATGCCGTCTGCTCTGCCGGCAAGCTCGATATCGATGTCGAGACATTGCAGGCCGACCTACTGTCGTTGAGTGCACATAAGTTCTACGGTCCAAAAGGCGTCGGCGCACTGTATATTCGCGAGGCGATCAATGCAGAGGTCGCTCATTATATCCACGGAGCCGGCCAGCAGCGTCAACGCCGCTCTGGCACGGAGAACGTTATCTTAGCCGTCGGTATGGGGGTCGCTTGCCAGCAGCTACAAGAAAACAACCAGTCACTGCGAAGACAACAGCTCGCACAGCTGCGTGACAGCCTTTATACACAGTTACAACAAACACTGGGGGAGGGTTTACTGTTAAACGGAGCAACCGAGACACAGCGGCGTCTTTGTAACACCTTGAACGTCTCTTTTATCGGCCATAATGGCCAGGCTCTACTACAGGCCATAGGCTCACAGCTCGCCTTCACCGCCAGTAAGAACAGCTCGAAGGCGGTCCATTTACTCGGTAAAGGGCCCGAGGCCGCATTGGGAGCCGTACGCTTTAGTCTCGGCAGTACAAGCACGCAACAGGACGTTGATCGTGCCGTGCAGATACTCCTCTCGGCAATAAAATAA